In the genome of Mucisphaera calidilacus, one region contains:
- a CDS encoding helix-turn-helix domain-containing protein, giving the protein MIRASAIETMSPEQAVLDACSRLFRREDAVADVLVRRLHGPIEVAPHMHREGVQFVLLRRCGGRVCVQGNWLGVSGTTLLVSYPGDRHGYELKPSSARSEMVVVKLAMDPHWPAARHRPWPDIVASGEESPRLTDAIDRLQRDVRPVGPSVPLWVADAAGVLCAWPRTDQPGITQAHSEDEDPAIQAALSLIEEHPEAPPSLAQMASVAHLSPRQFTRRFERAVGRTPHAYVNERRIERAKALLFDDRVSGEQVARALGFSSQATFTRWFRQHTGRTPMQYRTDPGVL; this is encoded by the coding sequence ATGATTCGAGCCTCGGCGATCGAGACGATGAGTCCGGAGCAGGCGGTGCTGGACGCCTGCTCGCGGTTGTTCCGCAGGGAGGACGCGGTGGCGGACGTGCTGGTGCGTCGGCTGCACGGGCCGATCGAGGTGGCCCCGCACATGCACCGTGAGGGCGTTCAGTTCGTGCTGCTGCGTCGGTGCGGCGGGCGCGTGTGCGTGCAGGGCAACTGGCTGGGCGTATCGGGGACGACGCTGCTGGTGTCCTACCCCGGCGACCGTCACGGGTACGAGCTCAAGCCGAGCTCGGCGCGGTCGGAGATGGTTGTGGTCAAGCTGGCGATGGACCCGCACTGGCCGGCGGCGCGTCACCGCCCGTGGCCGGACATCGTGGCGTCGGGGGAGGAATCGCCCCGTCTGACCGACGCGATCGACCGTTTGCAGCGGGACGTTCGGCCGGTGGGGCCGTCGGTGCCGCTCTGGGTGGCGGACGCGGCGGGGGTGCTGTGCGCGTGGCCGAGGACGGATCAGCCCGGGATCACGCAGGCCCACTCGGAGGACGAGGACCCGGCGATCCAGGCGGCCCTGAGCCTGATCGAGGAGCACCCCGAGGCCCCGCCCTCGCTGGCGCAGATGGCGTCGGTGGCGCACCTTTCGCCTCGCCAGTTCACACGCCGGTTCGAGCGTGCGGTCGGCCGGACGCCCCACGCCTACGTCAACGAGCGGCGGATCGAGCGGGCCAAGGCGTTGCTGTTCGACGACCGGGTCTCGGGCGAGCAGGTGGCCCGGGCGCTGGGTTTCAGCTCGCAGGCGACGTTCACGCGCTGGTTCCGCCAGCACACCGGACGGACGCCGATGCAGTACCGGACCGACCCGGGCGTGCTCTGA
- a CDS encoding Gfo/Idh/MocA family protein, whose translation MEQRRLGVILSGVTGRMGTNQHLIRSVLAIIKQGGVKVSPELTLMPDPILVGRNENKLRALAEAHGPDAIGKPLRHTTDLDAVLASKDEEIFFDASLTQLRGNFVGKAIEAGKSIYCEKPTATTTAEALALAEKAERAGVKNGVVQDKLWLPGIRKLKMLIDQGFFGKILSVRGDFGYWVFTGEVDDQPAQRPSWNYREEDGGGIMVDMFCHWRYVIDNVFGPVASLVAHGNVDLDSRVDESGKAYKATADDSAYGIFLLEDGTVCQFNSSWCSRVRRDDLLTIQVDGTHGSAVAGLRECWVQPIAATPKPVWNPDIPQPIDFTANWSQVPNATEYDNAFKIQWEMFLRHVALDEPFRWSLREGAKGVQLAELGLQSWKNRQWVDVKPI comes from the coding sequence ATGGAACAGCGACGACTCGGCGTGATTCTCTCGGGCGTGACCGGGCGCATGGGCACCAACCAGCACCTGATCCGTTCGGTCCTGGCGATCATCAAGCAGGGCGGCGTGAAGGTGTCGCCCGAGCTGACGCTGATGCCCGACCCGATCCTGGTGGGGCGGAACGAGAACAAGCTCAGGGCACTGGCCGAGGCGCACGGGCCGGATGCGATCGGCAAGCCGCTGCGGCACACGACCGATCTGGACGCGGTGCTGGCGTCGAAGGATGAGGAGATTTTCTTCGACGCGTCGCTCACGCAGCTGCGCGGCAACTTCGTGGGCAAGGCGATCGAGGCGGGCAAGTCGATCTACTGCGAGAAGCCGACCGCGACCACGACCGCCGAGGCCCTCGCGCTGGCCGAGAAGGCGGAGCGGGCGGGCGTGAAAAACGGCGTCGTGCAGGACAAGCTCTGGCTGCCTGGCATCCGCAAGCTCAAGATGCTCATCGACCAGGGCTTCTTCGGGAAGATCCTGTCGGTGCGTGGCGACTTCGGGTACTGGGTCTTCACCGGCGAGGTGGACGACCAGCCGGCACAGCGGCCGAGCTGGAACTACCGCGAGGAGGACGGCGGCGGGATCATGGTCGACATGTTCTGTCACTGGCGTTACGTGATCGACAACGTCTTCGGCCCGGTGGCCTCGCTCGTAGCGCACGGCAACGTCGATCTTGATTCCCGCGTGGACGAGTCGGGCAAGGCCTACAAGGCGACGGCGGACGACTCGGCGTACGGCATCTTCCTGCTGGAGGACGGCACGGTCTGCCAGTTCAACTCGTCCTGGTGCTCCCGTGTTCGTCGTGACGACCTGCTGACGATCCAGGTCGACGGGACGCACGGCTCGGCGGTGGCCGGCCTGCGTGAGTGCTGGGTGCAGCCGATCGCCGCGACGCCCAAGCCGGTGTGGAACCCGGACATCCCGCAGCCGATCGACTTCACGGCGAACTGGTCACAGGTGCCCAACGCGACCGAGTACGACAACGCCTTCAAGATCCAGTGGGAGATGTTCCTGCGGCACGTTGCGCTCGACGAGCCGTTCCGCTGGTCGCTGCGTGAGGGTGCCAAGGGCGTGCAGCTCGCCGAGCTGGGCCTGCAGAGTTGGAAGAACCGCCAGTGGGTGGACGTGAAGCCGATCTGA
- a CDS encoding sugar phosphate isomerase/epimerase family protein: MTTPRPAELKNFAVHTMTNKPWSLAECCDRYAAAGFGGISVWRNVIEPIGVDEAARIVKGSGLSVPALVRGGFFVSADNAKRQAATDDNKRCIDEAAALGAEMVVLVVGAEPGTPLDEARRQVAEGIGACMDHARANSVRLAIEPLHPMYAADKSCVNRIAEAREICATLGDPLVGVAVDVYHVWWDPDLATEIELLGREDRLFGFHVCDWRVNTRHLLTDRGLMGEGCIDIARIRAMVEKAGFTGLNEVEVFSEEHWAEDQDAYLATIADACLKRS, translated from the coding sequence GTGACAACGCCACGCCCCGCTGAGCTGAAGAACTTTGCTGTCCACACGATGACCAACAAGCCGTGGTCGCTGGCCGAGTGCTGCGACCGGTACGCGGCGGCGGGCTTCGGCGGGATCAGCGTCTGGCGCAACGTGATCGAGCCGATCGGCGTGGACGAGGCGGCGCGGATCGTCAAGGGATCGGGCCTCTCGGTGCCGGCGCTGGTGCGTGGCGGGTTCTTCGTGAGCGCGGACAACGCGAAGCGTCAGGCGGCAACCGACGACAACAAACGCTGCATCGACGAGGCAGCGGCGCTGGGCGCGGAGATGGTGGTGCTCGTGGTCGGCGCCGAGCCGGGCACGCCGCTGGACGAAGCCAGACGCCAGGTGGCCGAGGGCATCGGCGCGTGCATGGACCACGCGCGGGCCAACTCGGTCCGGCTGGCAATCGAGCCGCTGCACCCGATGTACGCGGCGGACAAGTCGTGCGTCAACCGGATCGCCGAAGCGCGTGAAATCTGCGCCACTCTCGGCGACCCGCTGGTGGGGGTTGCGGTCGATGTCTATCACGTCTGGTGGGACCCCGACCTCGCGACCGAGATCGAGCTGCTGGGCAGGGAGGATCGGCTGTTCGGTTTTCACGTCTGCGACTGGCGCGTCAACACGCGTCACCTGCTGACCGACCGCGGGCTGATGGGCGAGGGCTGTATCGATATCGCGCGGATCCGCGCGATGGTCGAGAAGGCGGGCTTCACCGGACTTAACGAGGTCGAGGTCTTCTCCGAAGAACACTGGGCCGAGGATCAGGATGCCTACCTGGCGACCATCGCCGACGCCTGTCTGAAACGCTCGTAA
- a CDS encoding aldo/keto reductase produces MSHDSRRDFLKKAALGGALAAGLTQGRSARADDQPDRRVVPRTTLGKTGREVSILGLGLGSAYTRPYENDPETAQALLEAALDHGINYFDTARAYGPSEQMIAPVVKAHRDRIYLVSKSGARDYDGLMREFEITTTNLGVDRLDLYHLHNLKPGQDDLGRMERGCLRAIRELREQGAIGHFGVTGHSGAQIMTDAIERFDPDAVLTIFPVSRPDQGRYETQTLAVARQKKMGVIAMKIFRRAREADLQASKMVSYALSLPGVHTAIIGLDRLDHLIDNVNTVTNLEPMDEAERDELHRIAKARLGNDPAPYELAGYRDAHDVA; encoded by the coding sequence ATGAGTCACGACAGTCGCAGAGATTTTCTCAAGAAGGCCGCGTTGGGTGGAGCGCTCGCGGCGGGCCTGACACAGGGACGCTCGGCACGGGCGGACGATCAGCCGGACCGACGCGTCGTGCCCCGAACCACACTCGGCAAGACGGGACGCGAGGTCTCGATCCTCGGTCTGGGGCTGGGCTCGGCCTACACACGCCCCTACGAGAACGATCCGGAGACCGCTCAGGCGCTGCTCGAAGCGGCGCTCGACCATGGCATCAACTACTTCGACACGGCGCGTGCCTACGGGCCATCCGAACAGATGATCGCGCCGGTGGTCAAGGCGCATCGCGACCGGATCTATCTCGTCAGCAAGAGTGGCGCTCGTGACTACGACGGCCTGATGCGTGAGTTCGAGATCACGACCACCAACCTTGGCGTGGACCGGCTGGACCTCTACCACCTGCACAACCTCAAGCCGGGTCAGGACGACCTGGGCCGGATGGAGCGTGGCTGCCTGCGTGCGATTCGCGAACTCAGGGAGCAGGGGGCGATCGGTCACTTCGGCGTCACGGGGCACAGCGGCGCTCAGATCATGACCGACGCGATCGAGCGGTTCGACCCCGACGCGGTGCTGACGATCTTCCCGGTCTCACGGCCGGATCAGGGACGGTACGAAACCCAGACGCTGGCGGTCGCGCGGCAGAAGAAGATGGGCGTGATCGCGATGAAGATCTTCCGCAGGGCGCGGGAGGCCGACTTGCAGGCATCGAAGATGGTCAGTTACGCGCTGAGCCTGCCGGGCGTGCACACGGCGATCATCGGGCTGGACCGGCTCGATCACCTGATCGACAACGTCAACACCGTGACGAACCTCGAACCGATGGACGAGGCGGAACGCGACGAGCTGCACCGCATCGCGAAGGCTCGGCTGGGCAACGACCCGGCACCCTATGAGTTGGCGGGCTATCGCGACGCGCACGACGTGGCGTGA
- a CDS encoding M14 family zinc carboxypeptidase, translating to MKFHRTAALVASLALAGTASAITIDADYDHASLESFSVAGAGGRPGTTTYVDLVGRDNYYGNGQWRWLNFTASDVLGDNVVFRISDNFAGGGSKLNNHAMVYSYDGVNWDYFDNNQRSNGTYSFSIDGGFTQDEVQVAYAFPYSYGMSVAHTQEVLASPWATPTLSGDANGVIGMSPGGTDDLGRTVDPREIFAYRITDPATDSGRQQKLKVMVMSGLHAGETLGTHTYQGLIDFLISDDPVAAHLRQAAEFIAYPCANPDGRFAGNSRTTVENVGTDPNRLWHPDLYATHQDIRVQAEAMYLDITQTSADLSYFIDFHSTVPTGGDDFGFIPFDQGDHLSPFWQSLLAIQPNIQSSNSTGTSWYTTNHAEAFLGAEVDVTFETQFGFQRPLDYYHDMGRNFGLAFADSLGIPIDLIAGDANSDGVVDLVDLSILAANFDSFGTFEQGDFNVDGVVDLLDLSILAANFQPVSTPEPASFLLGLAALIAGTRQRVC from the coding sequence ATGAAGTTCCATCGCACCGCTGCCCTCGTGGCCTCACTGGCTCTCGCTGGCACGGCTTCGGCCATCACCATCGACGCCGACTACGACCACGCGTCGCTTGAGTCGTTCAGCGTCGCCGGGGCCGGCGGGCGACCCGGCACCACCACCTACGTCGACCTCGTCGGCCGGGACAACTACTACGGCAACGGGCAGTGGCGCTGGCTCAACTTCACCGCCAGCGACGTGCTTGGCGACAACGTCGTCTTCCGCATCTCCGACAACTTCGCCGGCGGCGGGTCGAAACTCAACAACCACGCGATGGTCTACTCCTACGATGGCGTCAACTGGGACTACTTCGACAACAACCAGCGGTCCAACGGCACCTACAGCTTCTCCATTGACGGCGGCTTCACTCAGGACGAGGTCCAGGTCGCTTACGCTTTCCCCTATTCCTACGGCATGTCGGTTGCGCACACGCAGGAGGTCCTCGCGAGCCCGTGGGCCACGCCCACGCTGTCGGGTGACGCCAACGGCGTCATCGGCATGAGCCCCGGCGGCACCGACGACTTGGGCCGCACCGTCGATCCCCGCGAGATCTTTGCCTACCGGATCACCGACCCCGCCACCGACAGCGGGCGTCAGCAGAAACTCAAGGTCATGGTCATGAGCGGGCTCCACGCCGGCGAGACGCTCGGGACCCACACCTACCAGGGACTGATCGACTTCCTCATCTCCGACGACCCCGTCGCAGCGCACCTCCGCCAGGCCGCCGAGTTCATCGCCTACCCCTGCGCCAACCCCGACGGCCGCTTCGCGGGCAACAGCCGCACCACCGTCGAGAACGTCGGCACCGACCCCAACCGCCTCTGGCACCCCGACCTCTACGCCACCCACCAGGACATCCGGGTCCAGGCCGAGGCGATGTATCTGGATATCACCCAGACCTCCGCCGACCTGAGTTATTTCATCGATTTCCACTCCACCGTGCCCACCGGCGGCGACGACTTCGGCTTCATCCCCTTCGATCAGGGCGATCACCTCAGCCCCTTCTGGCAGTCGCTGCTCGCGATCCAGCCCAACATCCAGAGCTCCAACTCCACCGGCACCTCCTGGTACACCACCAACCACGCCGAGGCGTTCCTCGGCGCCGAGGTCGATGTCACCTTCGAGACGCAGTTCGGCTTCCAGCGGCCCCTCGACTATTACCACGACATGGGCAGGAACTTCGGCCTCGCCTTCGCCGACAGCCTCGGCATCCCCATCGATCTCATCGCCGGCGACGCCAACAGCGACGGCGTTGTCGATCTCGTCGACCTCTCGATCCTCGCCGCCAACTTCGACTCGTTCGGCACCTTCGAGCAGGGCGACTTCAACGTCGACGGCGTCGTCGACCTGCTCGACCTCTCGATCCTCGCCGCTAACTTCCAGCCGGTCAGCACGCCCGAGCCGGCGTCGTTCCTGCTCGGCCTTGCAGCCCTGATCGCCGGCACGCGTCAACGCGTCTGCTGA